CAATGCCTCTTTTGCAGTGTTTAGTCATTTGATATATGTGCACAGTCTATGTGATGGCCTCAGTAGTTAAATATCAGTGTGTCTACCCTTAAATCTTACCTTACATTAATGTGCTGTGCtatactgtgtttgtgtaaatgtttgtgaaaAATACAGAGCATAAATAAACCAGAAGTATCTTCTCTTCTAGAATGTCGCTGAAACCCTGTTGCTTTCAGCAgacaaatgacagaaaatgaaaccaGAACTAAAGTCTCTTTTCCTCCATTTTGTCAGTATGTCGGCGTACCATAAACAGAGACTGAAGGACGAAAAGAAGGCCAGTCTGGAGCAACGCAGGAATCAGCTCAGGGCAATGCTTCAAGAGGAgcaagaccggctggaggtggAGCTGAGGGAAGTAGTTCCTGACAGGAGCACATTGGCAAGTCAGCTGGTGCAAAAGACTGGAGAGCTTCGTACAGcaagagagggaagaagaaaaaaggtagtttttactttaattaatttaattagttGCATATTTCCTTTTCAGTACTGATCAAGGTGCTCTGCCATAAATGTATAATCCttgtcatttctgtttttttatcccTAGCTTGCACAAGAGCTGCTGAGGGAGcactggaagaaaaacaacacagagttgCGAGAGGTAGCTACATTTAAACTATTAATGGGAAAGTACCAAGTTGCCCTCTTACTTCAAAGTCTCACTGTTGATGAAGTGATAAATGGCCTCAGGAATCCTGTAACCATCCTGAACGTCTGAAGAGCTGTGCaagaggagaaaacagacaCTTTTTGTCAAGACGTCTACTTGATCTGGAAACTAATAGGGCTTGTGATACAGCTATTCCATGGCTTTCTGTTAACCTGAGTCCAGTGTTGACCTAAGAGAATAAAATGTTCTGGTATCCCTTCTGCCAAGGGTCAAGTTCATCAGTATCTCTGTCTCGTCCATGTCCTTTCTCGCTCTTTTAATCTGTCCACAGGTTGAGTCAGCATTACATAAAGATCATGTTGTCGGCCAATGGCAGGAGCAGATATGTGAGAAGAAACAGGTAAGACATCCATCCCAGCTATAAGACAAAATAGttcgttttctttttattcaagtgttttgataactttttataaataacaagCATTTTTGAACTTTGAACTCATGACAAGGGCCGACAGGTCAAAGGACTTATTATTCTAATAGTTATTACCATAGAAATCGAAatagaataagagtagaacGGACATTCGTATTTATATCAACATGTTTATTAAGTGTACCGTTGCCATTGCAATAAACTTTGACCGATGTAACAGCACTGTAAATTTCTATGGTCAATTTACAGTCCTGTGCATCATTATCTTTTAAAGAAGTCATATGACCATGGcaaacagctcaatgtccttcCTACTGTCATTCTATTTCTTTGATTATTACTCAATTTTACTCAGACCAAATGTGTAGAAATTGCTCTCCAGTACATTTAAGCAACGCCTCCCTCAAGTCAGTGATGAAACATCAGACCTACACGTTGTTAAACTTTGTCATTATCCTTATCCTAATTATTTATGTAACAAATTCATGCTTAATTAAATAGTGCTCATGTCATCTGTGATCACAGTATCAAGTCTGACATCTACTCACGTTAATCCTCTCAACATGGTACATAATTGAGAAAGTTAGACACCTACTGTAAGTGACGATGTTTCCAAACATGTAGCAAGAAGCGTCAGAGCAGGAGCAGAAGAGACGTTTTGAAAATGAGTATGAGAGGACCCGAAAAGAGGCTCTGGAGAGGATGAAGCAGGTTGAGGAGAAAAGGAACGTAGAGGAGCTCAAGAGGGCGGAGGAACTTCGCAAACAGATGGAAGAACTGAagctgagagaagaggaggtaTTTAGAACTTGGACAAAGTATTTCTGCACGGAAAAATGATCACAGATGTGTTCTTTAagcattttttctctttcaggcAACTTGCTTGAAGAAGGAGCAGGAAGCTCTGCTGGTCAAACAATGGGAGCTTGAGAAGttagaggaggaaaggagaaaggtggaggaaaGACGAAAGAAGTGTGAGATGGGGTAAGGGCAGCTCTTTTTGTAGATACCCTAACTACATTTATATGCTACTTCTTTCTTGTGAGCCATTGGGTTAATTGGATTTGTGTTGCAACAGGCATTTCTTGATCCGTCAATATCGTGCTCAGCTGAAGAGGAGAGCCCAACAAGTGCAGGAGGAGCTGGTTGGTCTACTTCACCTACTTTTGTTACAgtatatatttctaaatgtaatCCAACTTGACTGGCTTTCACACCTTCCTCGATTTCACCTGTGGCCACCAGGAGGCCGACCGTAAGATCCTGGCAGCCTTGCTCGAAGGACAGCAGGAAGACAGGAAGATAGAGACTGCACGAAGGGAAAGGGCCATCGCTGATGCTGCATGGATGAAGCATGTGATTGAAGAGCAGCTTCAGttggagcaggagagggaggCTGAGTTTGACATCCTACACAGGTAAGCATCAAGATTTAGTAAGTTCAAACTCTGCAGAAAGGGCCTCTCGCTTCTCTTCAAATACAAACCAATGCATCTTATCCATTTCAGAGAAGAAGCTCAACATGTGTGGGAGAAACGAGAAGCACagtgggagaaggagaggaaagcaAGAGAACGGCTCATGCAGGAGGtgaattgttttaaaatcaagATGAAACTCTATTTGAATGTAATTCATAAGATATGACTAACAGCTCtcttatcttcttcttcttggaaAGGTACTTGTGgggagacagcagcagcttgaGCTTAAGATGCAAAAGAACAGAGAGTCTCAGGAGGAGTCCCTGAGGAGACGAGAGCAGCTGATTCaagagctggagctggagagggagaCCAGACGCCAGGAGCAGGAGCAAGAAGGGTGTCGTAGGACGGAACGGATGCAAGAGATAGATGCTCAGGTTGGCAGATAGTGCAGTGGTTTGTGTTTTCATAGCACTTCTGGTCCAACAAAGTaaagttaatattttaaaagaaacattaacaGGCATTTGAACCCACGGCACAGGATCAGATTAAATGCTTTttataataaaaccaaaaaaactgtGTAAACAAGTGTTTCTGTACATCATCTTTAGGTGGAGCAGCAGCGCCAAGAGCAGTCAAAGGAGCGTTGCAAGatagagcaggaggaggaggaggacagggaggcCCTTCAAatccaggaggaggagctgaggctGGAGATGCAGAGGATGGCCAATAAAGGGTACCAGGAGAAGGTAAAAGATGAAAGTCAATCTGAATGCTAACTTTCCAAGGTCCAAAATGCtctttaatgatgaaaaatgcttgaaaatgtctgtttcagATTCATAGCAGACCTCGATCAGCATGGACATGAGCTACGTGCCTGAAGCCAAAACAAAATTGTGAGATGTATATTTTTCTACCTGTGAATCAGCTTTAAATGATGAGTTACGCAATGTTTCCAAGTTTGTCTTTAAACAAAGCTCATGTGCCTATATGTAGATCGCTACATGTAGTTAGTGGTCACTGTAATTGTTCCTCCTGTCCATGAAGAGATCCCTTCCTACCGCGATTCAAAGTATCTAATGGACAAAATCCACAATCCTCAATCaatgaaaacatgcatttcaACCTTCATCAAATTGAGTTGGGATTTTCTCTTTCAATCTGGTTTTCTTGCTGAGCCATAATGAAGAGACAATATCACAAGgagaacattttgaatgcaagtTTTGAACAGATCAAGGACTGTGAATTTAGGCTCCAATCTCTTACATACACACAGGAATGTTAATTTATCCTTTATTCCCTTTTAAAGAATGACGCAGGTTATGAGGTCATATTGTGCCATCCTTATGTTGTTAATTTCATACTGGTTGTTTCCATatgtagaaaataattaatggatttgttttgcacatttttttttagagctgcaTATTTTCTATCCTGAATTTGtagattaaataaaactatttaaatcaaatagtttctgttttttgtattaAGGCAACGCAAAGTTAAACCGGATGAATACAACATTTGGCAATGACAACGGGCTATATTtataaattaagtttatttagaaaataattacttttccAAAGTCACATACATCACTGCACTCCGGTCAAGTACAGAGAGTAAACTTTACCTTGATCAGTTTTCAAAATGACGATAAACACTTGGTGAGGATGAACATTGGTTTGCACAATGATACGGGAGACGTCAAGACTTTTATCCCATATATTGCATATCAAATACCAAACTAGCAGCAACGGAACAGAGcacaaaaaacaaggacatacatacagtatggcTATTAGCTCTAAATATCTTGTAACATCACCAACACTGCAATGGCACTCAAGAACGCAGAGTGAAGTGCAGTGTGAATAAACACACCAGATCATTTGAATTAATACTACAACATCTTGGTGCTGGTGAAGAATACAACATGGCCCCTGAACAAGCGTTATTTGCTTTCACTGAATGGACAAATGGGCACACATGACTAGGCGCAATTCATGCACTGCAGACTGATTTCACTTGGACAGGGGACAAACCATATCAATAGCTTTTTTGATGCAACAAACATTTGCATTGCTGAGCTGCAATGTGTGCATTGATGAAGTGTCACACATAAAATGGTCAGTTTGTTTTTGGAGATTAAACTTTACAGTATGATGACGCTTGCAAAGTGCTACTAATGAGGAGTTGTGTTAGCAATAGATGTGTTAGCAATAGCATTCAATGACAGCAGATTCATAACTCATTTATGGCTTTTCAGAATCCAGTTCTGGCTTTGGACTAATAACATTAACCGATATCATTATGTGTATTTACTGTACTGTGCTTAATTCCTTCTCTCAATAATAGCTATTTACATTATGGACTGATTCAAGAGGATTTGTAACAAAGTCATTGTAATCTATAAACCATTAGAGTCCCCAGGCCGGCTGCTTGATTTAACAGGATTTGTGgaagttattattttatcttaagaGAAATTGTGCTATTACTACAGCTCAGTATTCAGTTTCAGTCAGTTTTCCTTTTACACTCAGATTTTGTCCAGACTtggctttaaatatttatcataaattaaaaaaaacaatgcatgcatATACCaccaatacaaaaaaatcattaaaaaatatattcaagaaTAAAACTGAGATGCTGGCTGTCTGTAAGTGCTGTTAGTTGGTATTCTCCTTTGTAGTGATGGTGACAAGCTGCTTGGCTGCCTTGGCAATGTCATAAGCACATTGGATGACCTGCTGGGTGACCAGCTGCATGTCCGGTCCTGGGCAGCCCTCCGAAGGCAACGCCTTCCTGCACTCACTCTGAAGCCGGTACGCACTGGAGGTCAACAAGCGCAGAGAGCCTCTCACAGTCTCCGAGCGTGGCTTCTGCAGAGGaatgttaaaatatcttaatacTAAAAGACAGTTATGTTTTAATAAGTCAAATGATTTGTGCAAAGAGATGCGATATAGAGAGGATCCCTTAGAACCAAATTGACCTCTGCTAGCTTGAACCTGGACAGAATCTACTTTGGTTTGTCTACCATGCTCTCTTCCTTTTTAAACACTAAATGTTAAACACAAGAACATATACATTTAGGTGCAATTTATTgctatttgatttaattaaataactaaGTAAAATAATACATGCTATATGATTGTGATACcttcaaaataacaaataaaaaactaaatggctGACTGATCTGttcttttaaagcaaaaatatctACTAACTTGTTTCCATACCTTGGGGAAGAGGGCAGCCATTTCTGTCACAGCCACATGTATTCTTTCTGAACAGGGTATAAAgctgtgaggaggagaagataTTTGTTGATGAGTGCAACAGATAGATGTCACATTCATACAAATCTCAGAATAATTGAACATTGATAACATATCAATTAACCAAAAGCATTTACATGCAAGTCAAAGTACTACAGAGTATTCTCACCACACCGTGCGTTACCATCTCCAGCAGAACATGCTATTTGTTGCGCACTTTTTTTAGCGTTGTAAGTAGAAGGCAGTTTTACTCCATAGcccatttttataattaaaaaatgacgGCTACACAGTAGCAACAAGATCAACCTGTTAAATAAAATTCACTGTCACCTATATATCAAAAACAAGTCACTGAATAGATGTAACTTAATGTTGCATTAATTAACTGAAGCAAATTCAAGGTACATTCAATACATTGAAGCAAAAGAGACAGCTTGTTAGCAGGTGAGGAAGAAACtgtgtgagggagaggaaaataaaactgtgCCTGGGAGGCAGGGACAGAGGCCAGAGTACCAGGAGGTGGGGTCAGGGGACCGCAGGCTGAGCggctgaaggggagggggggccTTCTCGGCCCACGGCACCAGAGTGCTGAAACATCCCAGGCTGTGCCTGAGCCGGCGTCCACCTTCACGCTCACATGGTCTGCTCGCAGGGGGGTGAGGGATGGGCACACGGCCACACCAAAACAACATCATAATAGCGAAGCAGATTGGCAGTAGAATGAAGGGGAAGAGTGAagataacaaacaaaaaggggAAATGATAGAAGATAAACACAACTAAACATAACAGAATAATGATGAATGTAAGAGGAACTTAGGGTTAAAAATGGAAGCAAGGAAATGAAAGCTAAACTAATAGAGATCCCTTTTTCTTCTGATTCTGACCTGTCATGTTTGTTCTCCTGAGCAGCTCGCAACAGCTCTTGGATATTCTTGGTGATCTGCTCGGTTTTGCGGATGACGTCCTCTGTGCTGGGTAGTGTTGGGTCCGACTCCATCTCGTGATCATCCAGCTCTGGGATAGAGCTGCCCTCCACCAGCCAGCCACtgctcctcagcctcctcctgcACATACTGCAGAGGGAGATTTATTGGACATTTTGTCTACTGGCAAATTCCCTAGGTGCTTGTTGTCTTTTCACTAACGCTAAAACAGCACATTACTTCACTTGAAAAGccattttgattgtttttaggAGCCAGAAAACTGTCCTATTGTCTTCACCATCATTCTGGGTAATGCTCTTACCCCGAATCATCCATCTCAGAGTCATTGAATGTGTTGTCATAGTCACTTTCCGGCATGCTGCTTTGGTTCTCTAACTTTGAGGCCTAGAGGGAAGATaggagacataaaaaaatgataatgtacCTCATACAAGACGCCCCATGTCACTGCCGATTAAACCCAGAAACAATGCTGGTCCACAAAGACCAAAAACATATATTGGAAAGGTACATCTTGCTGTTTGTTGTATGTCAAATTGGAATAGAAACAAGTAAAAGCGATGTAGATGACTGACTGAATCAAGCCAATGCAGCTGTGAAGCAAGAGCACATAATTAATATAAGGTCTTCAATATAGGATTAGTAAAACACGTAACGCAGAGTTCATATAGTTTACTCACATCAGTATCATGTAAATCACCAATGCTGACTTACATGAAATGTATCTGATCTTCGCCAGTCTTCAGTGACTATGATCatcaaatgtgacaaaatgttggAATAAGAATGGATTAATTGGTGATAACTAACAAAACAGTCAAACTAAAGCCAGTTCAGCAACATTTTGCTAGAAACATTACGTCATAGCCCTGACACACAAGCTTTACTCATAGTCCGAATTTAAGACAAGAATACCCCATGCAGAGGGTCACTGTTTGAGAGTGGGAAGTCAAGGTTCAGTTGCGTTTGGAAATGAAACTGAATCCCACGCAGCACAACAAAGTGACTCACGTGAAATAGGAGTGCTTCATCTTCACACAACACAGGCTTCACTGTGATGTTCACGGTCACTAAGCTTCATGCAGGTTCACTTTGAGACTCAAAGCTAAATTCATAAAACAGGTAGCAGAGACAAGTACACTCAAGCCACACAGGACctattgtacatttttcaatCCATGTCAAAGAATCAGAACAAAATTAAATGCAGCAAACCTAAGCTCGCCTCACATTATGTGATTAGCACATACATGTTTAGATAAATCTTTGTTCTGCCTGAACAGAAGATAAATCTTTTTAGATTGTTAACAACACCCTGTTGTTTGAGCGTTACTGGAAAAAGTGAGAGCATGCTGTTGGAAGTTCACAGTGCGAAATAGCCAAGCAGTTGTTAGAGACAGGGTTAAAACATGACCTCTCTTTAGAATGTTTGAAGTCAAAAACATGAGTTTAACAACTCAAGAGtcaaacaatttaaatataacaaTCTAATTTACTAagtttgtttcctttctttttacaGACAAGGttgttttgtaaaaatgaaacaaacaagacCATCAAACTTTGTACAATGAAACTTTTTCAACATCATCTGCTACACAGGTGAAGCAAAGAGAGCAAGCTTTCAAATTAGCAGGTGCTGCATCACAAGCACAACTTCTTGCTCAACGTTCAGCGGCCGGACAGACGTTTTGCCTTTTCAAAACCAAACAACTCCAGTTGTTTAATAGCGCTGTGAGGATGATAATGATGAAGGCGGGTATCTGATGGCGAGGGCAGCTGGTGAAGGGGCAGCTCATGCAGCAGGGCCGATAAGGAGCAGTGTatagaggacagagggaggtgaggggggggggattgaaATGGCTCCAAGTGGATTTGCTGTGTCCCACGAAATGTGGACCGAGTGAGGATGTACTTAACCTTTTGAGCACTTTCGTCCTTCGACCAAGACAGGGTGGATGGAAATGAGGGGAGGGATGAAGAGGTGGTCACAAAAGCGCCCCTTTCCGTCTAAAGACAGGgttcaaatcacatttttaaggGCACAAATTTCTTTaactaaaatgaaacaaactaaaaagtGAGATGAATGAGATTAGATCAGTTTTGTCCCAAAAGTCTCGTCAAGTCAGTTGCGTCTTAACCGTGAGTTGTACACTGAGAATGGACTTAGTGCAGGAAGTTTTCCACCACTATCTGTGCAGTTAACGTGAGCATTAAATTCACAATTAGAAAATTCTATTATTTTGTATCGGTGATTTTAGGATAAACCAATACTATGTAGTTGGTTGTTTATACAGATTATCCTCCTTAATTTTTTTCACTGAGCTCATAATCATGTTCTTTCTGAGCACTGAGTGCTGGAAAAAGTATGACTGAAGAGCCTGCAAGTTAATCCATCAAGAGAAAAGTACCAGAAAATGATGATTCACAGGATCAAATTTAATTGTGTATATATCTTATTTGAATCAAAGAGAGAATCCAAACAGATGAGAAGATAAGGTGAGTTTGTGAAAGTATCATgcattacaaaaacacagagtaTTTGTATGGTAGTTTTAATGCTTCttcaacataaaacacagtaCAAACCTTCAACGTTTATCATAATAACAGCATCTCCTTGGGGTTACAGCTAAGTTTTTCTGACAAACAAGCCGTACTCCAGTAAACAGCAGATATATGCAGATAAAATGGATCTGGACAAGATGAAATGTGACTGGCTGGGTCTAAATGAATGACATTGTGGTTTTGACGACTCCGTCTTTGATGCTGCATAAAATACCCAGTGGCAAATGACCAGGGaaaaccaataaaaagaaaaggaagagagaaaggttTGCAGACAGGGTGAAGACATGAGGAAAAGCCAGGGAAACGGGGCAGTGGAGAGGAAATGGCAAAGGAGAGCAGGGAACAGGTCTTACTTACATGAGGTGGGAAGGGTTGCAGGGTGGGGATACCTTCCTCTTGGTAGGAAGTGTCCCCTTTAGGGAGATAGGGCTTCAGGCCTGAGCCGGTCTCATACATAGACATGGGCCGACTGGCCTGCGCAGACTGCCGGCGTTTCAGGGCTGAGGGGCTGGAGGGGTCGGGGTAGTCTGAACCGCTGGGGATCTGATAGATATTGGTTGGGACGTGCCGTCTGAGAGAGGAGTTCTCGCTTTGCAGAGATTGCAGCTGGAAGAGACGGTCAGCAGTACACTAAGAGGTGCTCTCAGCAAAGCAAGCTGTGTTCCCTGTTCTGAGCCACTCTATCTTTACAGCACAACATTTCAGATTCTACCCCATAgttattaaaatattcatatgaTACTTTGATAGTCTGCTTCTGTCAAGGTTTTCATTTGGCAGGAATAAAACACATCTTTGTTATACTATAAAAGTTGAGAatctaacatttaaaaatggtgTTATTACCATGATATAGAAAGTACATTTGGATAAAGCTCTCACAAAAATCTACGATAGGTCACCAATGTACAAAACCTGAAAATGCTTTGATGAtaatttccttaaaaaaacaaaaacgtatgTTTGTGTATGCCACTAACTTCCTAAAAATCATAGGAATAACATGCTTTTTGATTTGGGAGGGACATTCTCTTGGtgtaaaaa
This sequence is a window from Anoplopoma fimbria isolate UVic2021 breed Golden Eagle Sablefish chromosome 13, Afim_UVic_2022, whole genome shotgun sequence. Protein-coding genes within it:
- the tchp gene encoding trichoplein keratin filament-binding protein, with amino-acid sequence MALPTLSAHVSSRSRVMAGQLARQREQEARCRQQWELHAQYFKEQSVHSQRQEAWSSRQSYQQSMSAYHKQRLKDEKKASLEQRRNQLRAMLQEEQDRLEVELREVVPDRSTLASQLVQKTGELRTAREGRRKKLAQELLREHWKKNNTELREVESALHKDHVVGQWQEQICEKKQQEASEQEQKRRFENEYERTRKEALERMKQVEEKRNVEELKRAEELRKQMEELKLREEEATCLKKEQEALLVKQWELEKLEEERRKVEERRKKCEMGHFLIRQYRAQLKRRAQQVQEELEADRKILAALLEGQQEDRKIETARRERAIADAAWMKHVIEEQLQLEQEREAEFDILHREEAQHVWEKREAQWEKERKARERLMQEVLVGRQQQLELKMQKNRESQEESLRRREQLIQELELERETRRQEQEQEGCRRTERMQEIDAQVEQQRQEQSKERCKIEQEEEEDREALQIQEEELRLEMQRMANKGYQEKIHSRPRSAWT